The following nucleotide sequence is from Streptomyces sp. NBC_00237.
ACACCGACACCAGCGTCCTGCCGCGCAGCCCTCGCGCCCGGGCGTCCTGGAACTACCTGATGCCGTCCTGCACTTCGGGCGCCGACCGGGTCCACGTCAGCTACGACATGAACCGCCTCCAGCGCCTCGACGCCCCCGAGCGGTACGTCGTCACGCTGGGCGGAGAGGAAACCGTCGACCAGGGCCGGGTGGTGGCGCGGATGACGTACGAACACCCCGTCTACACACCCGAGTCGGTGGCGGCCCAGGCCGAGCTGCCCGCCCTCAACTCCGCCACCACCGCCTACGCGGGGGCCTACCACGGCTGGGGTTTCCACGAGGACGGCTGCCGCTCCGGCGTCATGGCCGCCGCCGCGCTGGGGGTGGACTGGTGATGCGTACCGGAACCGGACAGGACACCGCTCCGGGCCTGCGAGCCCCCGCCCTCTACCGGTGCACCGTCGCCCACGCCCGCACCGCACCCCTGCGCCACACCGTCCGCCACCGCACCTACCTGTGGTACGTCGACCCGGACCGGCCTCCCCGACTCCCGCGCCCCCTGCGGCCGTTGGCGCGCTTCGACGCCCGCGACCACTTCGGCGGCACCGCGCCCACCATCCGTGCCGGACTGGAGAGGTTCCTCGCCGCACGCGGCATCGACCTCCACGGCGGGCCCGTCACGATGCTGGCGCACGCCCGCGTCCTCGGACACGTCTTCAATCCGCTCACCCTGTACTGGTGCCACGACCGTGCGGGCACCCTGCGCTGCGTCGTCGCCGAGGTCCACAACACGTACGGCGAGCGCCACTGCTATCTGCTGCCGAGCGACCTCGGAGAAGGTCAACTGGCGCACGTGGAAAAGGAGTTGTACGTCTCGCCGTTCTTCCCCGTCGACGGCCGCTACCGGATGCGGCTGCCCGAACCCGGGGAGCGGCTGGGCCTGACCGTCCAACTCGAACGGGACGGCGGCCGCCCCTTCACCGCGACCGTGCGCGGCGAGCGCACGGCCGCCACCACGGGCGCGCTGCTGCGCACGGCGGTCCGTCACCCCCTGTCCACCCTCGCGGTCTCCGCCGCGATCCGGGCGCACGGCGCATGGCTGTTCCTGCGCGGACTGCCGGTGCTGCCCCGGCCCCGTCACCAACCCCAGGAGGGTGTCGAATGAGCGTGTCCATCTCCCCGTCGGCCCGTCCCGCCGGTGGCTCCCCGCTTTCCGCGGTGACCCACCCCGTGGACGCGGCCCGCTGGCCCGACGTCGCCCGGCTGCCGAAGGCGTCCCCGGTGCGTACCGCCGTCGCCCGGGGCATCGTCCGGCACGCGCTGGCCGGGCTGCCGCTGACCGTGACGTTCCGGGACGGCCGACGGCTCGGCACCGGCGGGCCCGTCCTGCGGGTGCACGACCCGGCGGCCCTGTACCGACGGGTCGGGGCCGGTGGGCTGATCGGGTTCGGCGAGTCGTACATGGCGGGAGAGTGGACGGCCGAGGACCTCGTCGGGGTGCTCACCGTGCTGGCCGGCAACGCGGCGACCCTGGTGCCGCCCGCGCTCCAACGCCTGCGCGGGGTGTGGGAGGTGAAGCAGCCGCACGCCCGGCGCAACACCGTCGAGGGCTCCCGCGACAACATCAGCCACCACTACGACCTCTCCAACGACCTCTTCTCCCTCTTCCTCGACGACACCCTCACCTACTCCTCCGCCGTCTTCCGGGGCTTCCCCGCCACCTACGACCTGCTGCCCGCCGCCCAGCACCGCAAGATCGACCGGCTGCTCGACCTCGCCGAGGTGAGGGAGGGCAGCGAGGTCCTGGAAATCGGCACCGGCTGGGGCGAGTTGGCGATACGGGCCGCCGCGCGCGGTGCCCGCGTCACCACCGTCACGCTCTCCGTCGAGCAGCGCGAACTGGCGATGCGGCGGATCGCGGACGCCGGGTTCCAGGACCGGGTGACGGTCCTGCTGCGCGACTACCGCAAGGTCGAAGGCACGTACGACGCCGTCGTCAGCGTCGAGATGATCGAAGCCGTCGGGGAGGAGTTCTGGCCGGAGTACTTCGCCACCCTGGAACGGCGGCTCGTACCCGGCGGCAGGATCGCGCTCCAGGCGATCACCATGCCGCACGACCGGCTGTGGGCCAGCAGGAACACGTACACCTGGATCCAGAAGTACGTCTTCCCCGGGGGGCTCATCCCCTCGGTGACGGCCGTGGAGAACACCTGCGCCGCGCACACCGGACTCGCCGTCACCCGCGACGACGGCTTCGGCGTGCACTACGCGGAGACGCTGCGGCTGTGGCGGGCCCGGTTCGAGGCGCGCGCGGAGGAGGTGGAGGCGCTCGGGTTCGACGCGACGTTCCGGCGGATGTGGTCGTTCTACCTGGCCTACTCGGAGGCCGGATTCCGCTCCGGGTACCTCGACGTACGGCAGTTTCAGCTCACGGGACGCACGGAAACGGGGAGGGGCACGCCATGACGGGTCAGGGGATCGCGGGACGGCTCGCGGAGGAGGCCGGGCGGCTGCTGGGCGGGCCACTGCCGCTGCGGCTGCGCGCCTGGGACGGCAGCGAGGCCGGTCCGAAGGGCGAGGGGCCCGTCGTGGTGCTCAGGTCACGGCGGGCGCTGCGGCACCTGCTGTGGCAGCCCGGTGAACTCGGGCTCGCCCGTGCGTACGTCACCGGGGCGCTCGACGTGGAGGGCGACCTCGCGGACGGGCTCGGCCAGGTCTGGGACGCCTTCCGGGCGCAGCGCCTGGCCCCGCCCCGGCTCACCGCCCGCGACCGGGCGCGCTTGGCCCGCACCGCACTGCGCGTGGGGGCGGTGGGGCCGCGCCCGCCCGTGCCCGCCTCCGAGGCCAGGCTCGGCGGCGCGTTGCACAGCAGGAGCCGCGACCGGGATGCGATCAGCCACCACTACGACCTGTCGAACGCCTTCTACTCCCTGCTCCTCGACGAGACCATGGCGTACTCGTGCGGCTACTGGACCCGTCCGAAGGAGGACGGGTACGGGGCGGTCGAAGCCCAGCGGGACAAGCTGGAACTGATCTGCCGGAAGCTCCGGCTGGAGCCGGGGGCACGGCTGTTGGACGTGGGGTGCGGATGGGGTTCGCTGACGCTGCACGCCGCCGAGCGGTACGGCGTGCACGTCACGGCCGTCACCCTCGCCGCCGAACAGGCCGCGTACGTGAGGGAACAGGTCGCGGCGCGCGGGCTCGGCGACCGCGTCGACGTGCGGTGCTGCCACTACCGGGACATCGAGGGCGGGCGGGGATCGTACGACGCGGTGGCCACCGTCGAGATGGGCGAACACGTCGGCGACGCCGAATACCCGGGATTCGCGGGCCAGTTGGCGGTCATGCTGCGGCCGAGGGGAAGGCTGCTCGTACAGCAGATGTCGCGGGGGCGGGTGGCGCCCGGCGGCGGCGCGTTCATCGAGTCGTACATCGCGCCCGACATGCACATGCGGCCGCTCGGCGAGACCGTCGGGCTGCTGGAGGGCGCGGGGCTTGAGGTGCGGCACGTGCAGTCGATGCGGGAGCACTACGTCCGCACCGTCGGGGCGTGGCACCGGACCCTGGAGGACCGCTGGGCGGACTTCACCGCGCTGGTCGGGGAGGAGGTCGCCCGGGTGTGGCGGCTGTACCTGGTCGGCGGCGCTCTGGCGTTCGCGGAGGGGCGGATGGGCGTCGACCAGATCCTGGCGGTGCGGCCGGACGCGCGGGGAAGCAGCGGAGTCGATGAGGAGGAGTCCTGGTGAGCGGGTTTCCGTGGGGGGAGTGGGCGGTGGGGCTCGGGTGGGCGGCGGGTGCGGCGCTCGCCGTGATGCTGGTGACCTTCGCGGTGGCGGTACGGGTGGGGATGCACCGGGTGGTGGATGTGGCGTGGGGCGTCGGGTTCGCGGCGGTCGCGGGCGTGTCGTACGCGGTGTCCGGGGCTTCGGGCGGTGACGACGGGCGGCGGCTGCTTCTGCTGGTGCTGACCTGCGTGTGGGGGCTGCGGCTCGCCTTCCACATCGCGTGGCGCGGGCGTGGGCACGGGGAGGACCCTCGGTACGAGGCGATGCTGGCCAAGGCCCCCGGGGGACGGCGGAATCTGTACGCGTTGCGGATGGTGTATCTGCTCCAGGGGGCACTGGTGTGGCTGGTGTCGCTGCCGGTGCAGGCGGGGATGTACGTGTCCGGGGGCGTGGGCTGGATCGGCTGGGCCGGATGCGCCGTATGGGCTGTCGGGCTGTACTTCGAGGCCGTGGGAGACCGGCAGATGGCCCGCTTCAAGGCGGACCCGGCGAACAAGGGGAAGATCATGGACCGGGGGCTCTGGTCCCTGACCCGGCACCCGAACTACTTCGGTGACTTCTGCGTCTGGTGGGGGATCTTCCTGGTGGCGGCCGGGAGCTGGCCGGTGGCGGCGGTGACGGTGGCCGGGCCGGTGGTGATGAGCTACCTGCTGATCTGGGGGAGCGGGAAGCGGTTGCTGGAGCGGAGCATGGCGGGGCGGGAGGGGTTCGCCGAATACGCGGCGCGGACGAACGGGTTCTTCCCGGGGCCGCCCGGGGGCCGTTGAGTCCGGCTCCCGGGCCGCCCCGGATGGGGTGGGGTGCTCGCCGTTGGCACGTGCGGCGAGTGGGCCGCCTTCGGCGGAGGAGTCCCCGGCCCCGCCCCTTCACCTAAACCCTGCGGGGCGAGGGGTTTTGATGTGCGGGTTCGTCGTGGCTGGGTGCGCAGTTCCCCGCGCCCCTAAGACCGTGCTCGTTCGAAGCGTGCTCGGCCCTCCGCCAGGTCGACGATCGGGTCGGGGTAGTCGAAGCGGGCGCGGTCCAGGCCCTCCAGGCGCCAGGGCTGGTGGACGGCCGAGCCGGGGAGGTCGGCGAGTTCCGGGAGCCAGCGGCGTACGTAGTCGCCGTGCGGGTCGAAGCGCTTGGCCTGGGCGAGAGGGTTGAGGATGCGGTTGGGGCGGGTGTCGGTGCCCGTGCCCGCCGCCCACTGCCAGTTGAGCTGGTTGTTCGCCACGTCCCCGTCGACGAGGAGCGAGAGGAAGTGGCGCGCGCCGATCCGCCAGTCCACGTACAGGGTCTTGGTCAGGAAGCTGGCGACCAGGAGGCGGCCCCGGTTGTGCATCCAGCCCTCGTGCGCGAGCTGCCGCATCGCGGCGTCGACCACCGGGTAGCCGGTCAGGCCCTCCTTCCATGCCTTCACTTCGCTGGGGTCGGTGCGCCAACGGTCGTTCCGCTCGCGGTAGTTGGACCAGGAGGCGGCCGGGCGGGCGGCGAGGACCTGGTGGTGGAAGTCCCGCCAGGCCAGCTGCCGTACGAAAGCGTCCGCGCCCGCTTCTCCCTTCTGCCGGGCCCGGTGCACTGCCTCCACCGGAGACAGTGCGCCGAAGTGGAGGAAGGGGGAGAGCTTGGAGGTGGCGTCGCCGGGGAGGTCGTCGTGGCGGTCCTCATAGGCGGAGACGCCGTTCGCCAGCCAGGAGGAGAGCTGTTTGCGGGCCGCGGTTTCACCGCCCCGGAGCAGGCCGGGAGAGGTGCCGTGGACCTCGTCGCGCGCCGGGAGCGGGTCGCCCGCCACCCACTCCGGGACCCGCACCACCCGTGGGGCCCCCAGCACCGCACGCAGCGGTGCCGCCTCCCACCTGCGGTGGTACGGGGTGAACACGGCGAAGTGGTCGCTGCCGGAGCCGGACGGGGTCTCCGCGCCGGGCGGGACGACCGTGATGACGGACTCGTGCACGGTCAGTTCGCAGCCCCGGGATGCGAGCGCGGTGCGCAGGCGTTCCTCGCGGCGCAGGGCGTAGCCGCTCGCGCCGCCCGCCACGTGGACCTGGGCCGCGCCCGTCTCGGTGACCAGGCGGGCGACCTCGTCGACGACTTCTCCGGTACGGACGATCAGGCGTCCGCCCCGTTCGCGCAGGGCCGCGTCCAGGTCGGCCAGACAGTCGGCGAGGAACGCGCGCCGGTTCGGCGCGGTGAAGCCCGCGCGCCGTACCCCGTCGTCGCGCACGAACAGCGGGACCACCTCGTCCGCCCCGCGCAGCGCCGCCCGCAGTACGGGCTGGTCGTGGACGCGCAGGTCGGAGGTGAAGAGGGCGACGGCGATGCGGGGGGTGCCGGGGGACGTCGTACGAGGGGTGCGGGCAGGAGTGCGGTCAGGGGTGCGGGTCATGCGGGGAACTCCATCAGGGCGAGCGGGTCGGAGGTGGGTGCGGGCGAGCCGCCGGACGGTTCCACGGTGATGCCCATGCCGGAGGCTTTGCCCACGGGGCCGTTCATGAGGACCGTGCTGGACGTCGCCGCCGGGTCCATCAGGCCCGCCGAGCGCATCGTGCCCGCGTCGTTGAACCAGAGCTGGTAGACCTTGCCCGGCGGGGGAGCGGGCATGCCCGAGGCCACGAAAGCGGCCCGGTCGCGGCTGCGCGAGACGACGACCGTCGCCGTCGCCCCGTCCGCGACCTTGCCCGTGGCCGCCTTCGCGTCCGGTGCGGCCAGGACCGTCGCCAGTGCCTCGGCCTGCTGCTGCGCGGCCTGCGCCTGCTGCTGGGCGTCCTGTGCGACCTGGTGCTGCCAGGCGGCGATCCCGCCGAACGCGGCGGCCGCCGCCAGGCACGCGGCGAGGGTGAAGCGGGTCGCGGCCCGCCCGTAGCGGCCCCGCACGCGTCCCTGGCGTACCGTCAGAGGTGCTTCCTGGCGTTCGGTGGTGATGCGCCGCAGCACCTCGGCCTTCATGCGGTCCGGCGGCGTCTCGGTCATGGCGCGGCCCAACCTGGCCGCCGTGGAGGTGAGTTCGGCGACCTCCTGGGCGCAGGAGGGGCAGTCGGCGAGGTGGCGTTCGAAGGCGAGGCGTTCGTCGTCGGGGAGTGCGTGGAGCGCGTACGCGCCCGTCAGCGTGTGCAGTTCGGCGGTGCTCATGCGCCCACCCCCAGGCAGTCGCGCAGCCGGATCAGTCCGTCGCGCATGCGGGTCTTCACCGTTCCCAGGGGTACGGAGAGGAGTTCGGCCACCTCACGGTAGGCGAGGCCCCGGTAGTAGGCGAGGGTCACCGACTCGCGTTGCAGTTCGGTGAGGGTGCGCAGACAGCGGCGGACCTGCTCGCGCTCCAGGCGGGCCTCGACCTGCTCGGTCACCTCGTCGTAGGCGGGCGTGCGCTCCAGGAGGGCGGCCCGCCGCTCGCGGTCGGCGGCGGCCTGCGCGGAGCGCACCCGGTCGACGGCGCGGCGGTGCGCCAGGGTGAGCACCCAGGTCATGCCGCTGCCCCGGGAGGGCTGGAAGCGGGCGGCGGTGCGCCACACCTCGACCAGCACCTCCTGGGCGACCTCCTCGGACTGGGCCGGATCGCGCAGAACGCTGCGGACCAGGCCCAGGATCGGGCCGCTGACCAGGTCGTACACCCGGCCGAATGCCTCCTGGTCGCCCCGGGCCACCCGGACGATGAGGTCCTGGAGGCCATCGGGTCCGGGAGCGGGTGCCCCTGGGACGTGGACGGCTTCTTTCACGCGGGTTTCCTTCGCTGGCGGTGGGGCGGGCGATCGACTCCCCTACGGTCCCACCGGATATTCGGAGACGTCGGACCCCGGGATTGGTGTCGCTTTCGCGGTGCGTGCCGTGCGTGCGGTGTGCACCGCGCGGACGGCGAGGAAGACGAGCATCCCGATCGGCGACAGCAGGATCGTGAACAGCAGCAACGGGCCCATCAGCAGGGGGTGCAGGCTCATCCGCCGTGCTTCGAGGAACATCCACTGGCCGATCAGGAGGTCCCAGGCGATCACCTGTGCCCAGATCGCCCCGGCG
It contains:
- a CDS encoding DUF1365 domain-containing protein → MRTGTGQDTAPGLRAPALYRCTVAHARTAPLRHTVRHRTYLWYVDPDRPPRLPRPLRPLARFDARDHFGGTAPTIRAGLERFLAARGIDLHGGPVTMLAHARVLGHVFNPLTLYWCHDRAGTLRCVVAEVHNTYGERHCYLLPSDLGEGQLAHVEKELYVSPFFPVDGRYRMRLPEPGERLGLTVQLERDGGRPFTATVRGERTAATTGALLRTAVRHPLSTLAVSAAIRAHGAWLFLRGLPVLPRPRHQPQEGVE
- a CDS encoding cyclopropane-fatty-acyl-phospholipid synthase family protein produces the protein MSVSISPSARPAGGSPLSAVTHPVDAARWPDVARLPKASPVRTAVARGIVRHALAGLPLTVTFRDGRRLGTGGPVLRVHDPAALYRRVGAGGLIGFGESYMAGEWTAEDLVGVLTVLAGNAATLVPPALQRLRGVWEVKQPHARRNTVEGSRDNISHHYDLSNDLFSLFLDDTLTYSSAVFRGFPATYDLLPAAQHRKIDRLLDLAEVREGSEVLEIGTGWGELAIRAAARGARVTTVTLSVEQRELAMRRIADAGFQDRVTVLLRDYRKVEGTYDAVVSVEMIEAVGEEFWPEYFATLERRLVPGGRIALQAITMPHDRLWASRNTYTWIQKYVFPGGLIPSVTAVENTCAAHTGLAVTRDDGFGVHYAETLRLWRARFEARAEEVEALGFDATFRRMWSFYLAYSEAGFRSGYLDVRQFQLTGRTETGRGTP
- a CDS encoding cyclopropane-fatty-acyl-phospholipid synthase family protein translates to MTGQGIAGRLAEEAGRLLGGPLPLRLRAWDGSEAGPKGEGPVVVLRSRRALRHLLWQPGELGLARAYVTGALDVEGDLADGLGQVWDAFRAQRLAPPRLTARDRARLARTALRVGAVGPRPPVPASEARLGGALHSRSRDRDAISHHYDLSNAFYSLLLDETMAYSCGYWTRPKEDGYGAVEAQRDKLELICRKLRLEPGARLLDVGCGWGSLTLHAAERYGVHVTAVTLAAEQAAYVREQVAARGLGDRVDVRCCHYRDIEGGRGSYDAVATVEMGEHVGDAEYPGFAGQLAVMLRPRGRLLVQQMSRGRVAPGGGAFIESYIAPDMHMRPLGETVGLLEGAGLEVRHVQSMREHYVRTVGAWHRTLEDRWADFTALVGEEVARVWRLYLVGGALAFAEGRMGVDQILAVRPDARGSSGVDEEESW
- a CDS encoding DUF1295 domain-containing protein; protein product: MSGFPWGEWAVGLGWAAGAALAVMLVTFAVAVRVGMHRVVDVAWGVGFAAVAGVSYAVSGASGGDDGRRLLLLVLTCVWGLRLAFHIAWRGRGHGEDPRYEAMLAKAPGGRRNLYALRMVYLLQGALVWLVSLPVQAGMYVSGGVGWIGWAGCAVWAVGLYFEAVGDRQMARFKADPANKGKIMDRGLWSLTRHPNYFGDFCVWWGIFLVAAGSWPVAAVTVAGPVVMSYLLIWGSGKRLLERSMAGREGFAEYAARTNGFFPGPPGGR
- a CDS encoding deoxyribodipyrimidine photo-lyase; the encoded protein is MTRTPDRTPARTPRTTSPGTPRIAVALFTSDLRVHDQPVLRAALRGADEVVPLFVRDDGVRRAGFTAPNRRAFLADCLADLDAALRERGGRLIVRTGEVVDEVARLVTETGAAQVHVAGGASGYALRREERLRTALASRGCELTVHESVITVVPPGAETPSGSGSDHFAVFTPYHRRWEAAPLRAVLGAPRVVRVPEWVAGDPLPARDEVHGTSPGLLRGGETAARKQLSSWLANGVSAYEDRHDDLPGDATSKLSPFLHFGALSPVEAVHRARQKGEAGADAFVRQLAWRDFHHQVLAARPAASWSNYRERNDRWRTDPSEVKAWKEGLTGYPVVDAAMRQLAHEGWMHNRGRLLVASFLTKTLYVDWRIGARHFLSLLVDGDVANNQLNWQWAAGTGTDTRPNRILNPLAQAKRFDPHGDYVRRWLPELADLPGSAVHQPWRLEGLDRARFDYPDPIVDLAEGRARFERARS
- a CDS encoding anti-sigma factor, whose protein sequence is MSTAELHTLTGAYALHALPDDERLAFERHLADCPSCAQEVAELTSTAARLGRAMTETPPDRMKAEVLRRITTERQEAPLTVRQGRVRGRYGRAATRFTLAACLAAAAAFGGIAAWQHQVAQDAQQQAQAAQQQAEALATVLAAPDAKAATGKVADGATATVVVSRSRDRAAFVASGMPAPPPGKVYQLWFNDAGTMRSAGLMDPAATSSTVLMNGPVGKASGMGITVEPSGGSPAPTSDPLALMEFPA
- a CDS encoding sigma-70 family RNA polymerase sigma factor; protein product: MKEAVHVPGAPAPGPDGLQDLIVRVARGDQEAFGRVYDLVSGPILGLVRSVLRDPAQSEEVAQEVLVEVWRTAARFQPSRGSGMTWVLTLAHRRAVDRVRSAQAAADRERRAALLERTPAYDEVTEQVEARLEREQVRRCLRTLTELQRESVTLAYYRGLAYREVAELLSVPLGTVKTRMRDGLIRLRDCLGVGA
- a CDS encoding ABA4-like family protein — protein: MTAFLFDLSFFLAAPFWLLMILAPRWHRTVRIARSPLTVLPILVVYLALAIPVLPELWATVSSPSLDGFRGLTALANGAGAIWAQVIAWDLLIGQWMFLEARRMSLHPLLMGPLLLFTILLSPIGMLVFLAVRAVHTARTARTAKATPIPGSDVSEYPVGP